GTACTGGTTCTCCATCAGCTCTCCGACCGCGCGCACGCGGCGGTTGCCGAGGTGGTCGATGTCGTCCACCGAACCACGGCCGTTCTTGAGCTCGATCAGGTGACGCACCGTCTCGAGGATGTCCTGCGGGGACAGGATGGTCTGATCCAGACCCGGCTTCTGATCCTCGGGTAGATCGCGGTAGAACTTGTAGTTGAGCTTCAGCCGGCCGACCGCCGAGAGGTCGTAGCGCTCGGGGTTGAAGAACAGGTTGTTGAACAGCTGTTTGGCCGTCTCGAGCGTGGGCGGATCACCCGGGCGCAGGCGCCGGTAGATCTCCATGATCGCGTCCTCGGTGGTCTTCACCTTGTCGGCGATCAGCGTGTCGCGCAGGTAGGGACCGACGTTGAGCCCGTCGATGAACAGCACCTTGAACTGGTCGATGCTGGCCTCGCGCAGACGCTCGAGGGTCACCTCGGTGACCTCCTCGTTGCACTCGAGCAGGACCTCTCCGGTCTCCTTGTCGATCACGTCCTGAGCACTGACCTTGCCCACCAGCTCGACGATCTCGAGCGGCAGCCGGTCAATCTTCGACTCTCTCAGCTTCTTGATCGCGGCGCGGGTGAACTTGGTGTTCTTGCGCACCACCACCTCGGAGCCGACCTTGATGTCGCGCGTCGAACGCTGGCCCGGGAGCAGATCGAACTCGATGCTCTTGGCGAACTTGCCGCCCTTCTCCATGTACACCGTCTCGGTGTTGTAGAAGTAGTTGAGCAGATCCTGAGAGCTGTAGCCCAGGGCGCGCAGGAGCACCGTCGCGTGCATCTTCCGACGGCGGTCGATGCGCACGTAGATGATGTCCTTGTGGTCGAACTCGAAGTCGAGCCACGAGCCCGAGTAGGGAATGACGCGAGCGGAATAGAGCAGCTTGCCGCTGGAGTGGGTCTTGCCCTTGTCGTGATCGAAGAACACGCCGGGGCTGCGGTGGAGCTGGCTGACGACGACGCGTTCGGTGCCGTTGATGATGAAGGTGCCCGTCTCGGTCATCAGCGGGATCTCGCCGAAGTAGACCTCTTGCTCCTTGATGTCGCGCACGATGCGCTCGCCACCCTCGCGAGTGTCGTAGACCATCAACTGGGTCGTCACCTTGATGGGCGCGGCGAACGTCATGCCGCGTTGGCGGCACTCGTCGACGTCGTACTTCGGCTTCTCGAGGTTGTACGAGACGTACACGAGCTCGCTGGTCCCATCGAAATCCTTGATGGGGAACACACTACGGAAGACCTCTTCGAGACCGATTTCCCGCCGATCGCGCGGACCGACCTCGGACTGGAGGAACTTGTCGTAGCTGGACTTCTGGATGTCGATCAGGTTCGGAATCTCGACCACGGAGTCGATCTGACCGAGGTTCTTACGATGCCGGAAGTTCGACTGGACTTTGGATGCCATTCGGTAGTTCCTCTGCTGGAGTCACGAGAGAGCGTCGCGGGGCGACGCGGGTCCTTCAAACCGGGACCAAAAGGGGCCAGGGGCCCAAAGCGAAACTGGTGGAGCGGGCGGTCGGCCTTCGCAGAGCGAAGACCAAGACGACAAAACGCCAGCGCAGCGGCGCACCACGGCTTTCACGTGGTGGCCACGCGCGGGCGAGACTGACGAAGTCGATGCGGGGTCAAGTTGGATTGGGCCGGGACGTTGGAGCCATGGCGCGCGCCATGGCCCCTCCGCCCCGAGGACCTCACTTGACCTCGACCTTTGCGCCAGCTTCTTCGAGCTTCTTCTTGATGTCGGCCGTCTCGTCCTTGCCAATGCCCTCCTTGACGGGCTTCGGCGCGCCTTCGACCAGGTCCTTCGCCTCTTTGAGGCCCAGGCCCGTGATCTCGCGGACGATCTTGATGACGTTGATCTTGCTCGGACCTGCGTCGGCGAGGATGACGTCGAACTCCGTCTTCTCCTCGACCGCTGCGGCCTGAGCGCCGCCTCCGCCCACGCCCGCAACCGCGACCGGTGCAGCGGACACGCCCCACTTGGTCTCGAGCTCCTTCACGAGCTCCGCGATCTGGATGACCGGGAGGTTGGAAAGGTAATCGACGATCTGCTCTCGAGTAATCTCAGCCATTTTCTTGCTCCATCAAGGCCCCGAAACGAGTGTGTCGCGGCGCCGGAATCTGTTCTTGGTTAATTGGTTCGGTGCGTCTTTTCCGTGAAATCTGCGGCCCA
This sequence is a window from Myxococcales bacterium. Protein-coding genes within it:
- the rplL gene encoding 50S ribosomal protein L7/L12 produces the protein MAEITREQIVDYLSNLPVIQIAELVKELETKWGVSAAPVAVAGVGGGGAQAAAVEEKTEFDVILADAGPSKINVIKIVREITGLGLKEAKDLVEGAPKPVKEGIGKDETADIKKKLEEAGAKVEVK